The genomic interval CACGTTCTTTAATAAAATCCAGAATCGCTTCCTGACGCTTGGAGAGTTTTGTCATCTATCAAACACCTCGTGAATAGAATTTGTTACTAGAAGTTTATCATGGTGACTCCCAAAAAGCAAACATTCGTTCGAAAAAACACTTGACAAGATCACCTGTTCGTATATAATATAACGCAGATACGAACAATAGTTCTGTTTAATGAAGGGATTGATTTAAATGTTTGAAAAAATGACGAAAACGGATATATTCTATTTGGTAGCATTTGCATTTGCGTTAGGATTTTTATATGTCGCTTTAATAACAAGTGCATAATATTAGAAGGAGATTTCAAATTGAGAGCGATTATTTATTGCCGTGTAAGTACGGATAAAAAAACACAGGAAACGTCGCTACACCGACAAAAAGAAGAATTATTGCAGCTTGCCAATCGTTATGCATTTACAATTGTCGAACACATCGAGGAACAGGCGAGCGGATATGATATAAACAGGGAAGGCGTTTTTCAGATGCTTGATTATTTTTCTTCAGGTGAGGCTGACAGTTTGCTTATACAGGATGAAACAAGACTTGGGCGAGGGAATTCAAAAATTGCTTTATTTCATCAGCTACAAAAAATGAATGTTAATATTTATACAGCTCTGCATGATGGGCAGCTGGAATTGTCTGAATCAGATTCGATGGTACTGCAGATAGTCAGTATTGTAGAAGAATATCAACGAAAAATACATAATGCAAAAATTAAACGAGGTATGAAAAAAGCGGTTGATAGCGGATATGACCCAAGCAATAACTTAACAAACCGTAATAAAGCTCCAGGAAAGGAACGAAAACAATTTCCGATAGAAGAAATTGTGCGCTTAAGAGAGAGTAATAATATGACGTTTGAGGAAATTGCTCAAACCTTGAAAGGACTTGGGCACCCAGTTTCCAGAGCGACCGTCCATCGCAGATACCAAGAATATCAAAAAACTTGATAAAGGCATATGGAAATCGTACTATGAAAAAATAGGGGCATTATTGTTCCTATTTATAGGCTCCAGGAGGTTTACCAATGATATCAAAAGAAAAACTGGAACGCATAAATAAACTCGCTAAAAAGTCAAAAGAGGAAGGTCTGACCGTGAAAGAACAGGCCGAACAAAAAGAATTGCGGGAAGAATATTTACAAAACGTAAGGAAATCCTTTAAAAATCAGTTGAAATCCATGACGGTGAAAGACCCGGAAGGTGAAGA from Lentibacillus cibarius carries:
- a CDS encoding DUF896 domain-containing protein; amino-acid sequence: MISKEKLERINKLAKKSKEEGLTVKEQAEQKELREEYLQNVRKSFKNQLKSMTVKDPEGEDVTPKKVRDLQEKDKKH
- a CDS encoding recombinase family protein, with the protein product MRAIIYCRVSTDKKTQETSLHRQKEELLQLANRYAFTIVEHIEEQASGYDINREGVFQMLDYFSSGEADSLLIQDETRLGRGNSKIALFHQLQKMNVNIYTALHDGQLELSESDSMVLQIVSIVEEYQRKIHNAKIKRGMKKAVDSGYDPSNNLTNRNKAPGKERKQFPIEEIVRLRESNNMTFEEIAQTLKGLGHPVSRATVHRRYQEYQKT